A stretch of the Argentina anserina chromosome 6, drPotAnse1.1, whole genome shotgun sequence genome encodes the following:
- the LOC126800276 gene encoding non-specific lipid-transfer protein 1-like: MAFSGVLKVVCLVVLSMAALSFGGGKAAITCGQVVNKLMPCVPYVQTGGTPAANCCNGIRTLNGMAKTTPDRQGVCNCLKQAITGIPYTGANTGLAAGLPAKCGVNLPYKINPSTDCKSIK, encoded by the exons ATGGCATTCTCTGGAGTTCTTAAGGTGGTTTGCTTGGTGGTGTTGTCCATGGCGGCACTATCATTTGGTGGTGGGAAAGCAGCGATCACGTGCGGTCAGGTGGTGAACAAGCTGATGCCATGCGTACCTTACGTCCAAACCGGTGGGACTCCGGCGGCAAATTGTTGCAACGGCATCAGGACCCTCAATGGCATGGCTAAAACCACCCCTGATCGCCAAGGCGTGTGTAACTGTTTGAAACAAGCAATCACCGGGATTCCCTACACCGGAGCTAACACCGGTCTTGCTGCAGGCCTTCCTGCAAAGTGTGGTGTCAACCTTCCCTATAAGATCAACCCTTCTACAGACTGCAAAAG CATCAAGTGA